GGAAATAGATATAGAAAAAAGTGATTTAGATATAGTTTGTGAAATTTCAGAAAAAACTGAAGATGAATTTAAAAATATTATTTTTCATAGTTTTTCAAAATATAAAAATTTTAATATCAAAGATGATTTTTTGAAAAATAGAGTTATAGTTATAAATTTTGTAGTAGATGGGATAGAAATAGAGATTTTTGCTTCAAAAGAAAAATCCATTAAAACAAATGGTTATAGACATATGATTATAGAGTTTAGAATATTAAAATTGGCAGATAAAAAATTCAAAAGAAAAATAATAGAATTGAAAAAATTAGGAATAAAAACAGAACCTGCATTTGCTCAGCTTTTAAAATTAAAGGGAGATTCATATGATGCTCTTCTAGAATACGAAAAACTAAAAGATGAAGAGATAAAAGAAATATTAGATAAGTGGAGTTATATTAATTAGCTCCACTTATTTTTTAAACTGTTATAATCTAAATTTGTTAATTGATCTAACTTTATTGACTTAGTGTTAGTAATTTTTTTTAGTTCATTTATTGTGTGAGTATCTTCTAATACACCCTCTCTTTCTAGTAAAATCATAGGAGTTTTGTTACATATACATTCAGCTACAGTCCCCCAACCAGCTTTTGAAATTACAAAATTAGAAGCACCAATATAATTTTGAGTATCTAGAACATCAATAGGCAGTTCAAAAACATTTCCATCTATATTTTCTACAATTACTCCAGTTGTTGTAAAAACAGTTCCTTTAAAGTTTTTAATAACAATTTTTTCCAATTGAGCTGACTTTCCACAAGATATAAATATAGAGTCACCATAAGTTTGTTTAATAAGTTTTATTTTTTCTTTGTCAATTTTTCTACAAATAAAGTCCATAGGAATTATTTTAGGGCTAATATAAGAAAAATCTAAGTTTAAAGGATAAAGATAAAGGTTATCAATAGAGTCATCTAATTCTAAATACTTTTCAAGAATAAATTTGTTTAAATTTAAATATTTATATTGTTGGTACCAAGTAAAATTAGAAATTAAATTTACTTTTTTTTGAAGAGTTTTACTAACTAAAATTCCAATAGGGGAGATATCACAAAAAATTTCTCCTATATCATAGTTTGAAAGAAAATCAATTTCATCTTGTGCCAAAAGATTCCAAGAACCAATGAAAGTTTCTAATGTTTTTTCTAAAGATAGTTTATCGATATCGAGACTATTTTTTAAATTAATAAGTCCTATATCTGTTAAAGTTATTTTTAAAATAATTTTATCTAAAAAATTTTTTAAATATAGTTTTGTAAATTTAATTTGGCTTTCTCCACAAATAATAATGCATTTATAATTTAAATCTTTTTCTAATTTTTTTTCAACTTGAGCAATACATCTTGTTATATGGCCAAAACCATGACAAGATACATACCATACTTCATACATAGGCACTCCTTTTAATCTTTTTATTTTTATATTGAGTATATCATAAATTTTTCTTATTGGTAATAAAAAACTCCCATCATATTAAATAGATTTTAAATCTATCTAATACAATGAGAGCATTGTACTGTAATATACTTTTAAGCAACTTTTACGGAAGACACAATAAAAAATTCTTCCCCATCATATTCAACTCTTTCAACAGCAATTTTAATATCTTGATTCAAATTTGGGCTCTCTAACAGAAAATAAGATTTGTTATTTTCTTCAGTTAAATTAAGTTGAAAATCGTCACGCAATAGTGAAAAAATATCATCCTCTAGTTCCAAAATATCGTATTCAAAATCCTCCATCAAAAGATATAGGGTATCTGCGAAACTTTTCGCATCTTTCATAAGCTACCTCCATTTATTTATAAAATAATTTAATTATTTAAATAGTGTAAAAGGTATATTCCAAAACGATCAAGTTTATAACGATTTTCTCTTGAACAATCTTTAATGATTAGTTCTTCTCTTAAAAGGATTTCATAATCCATAGGATAACGTTTATCTTTTATCGGTAATAGAATATCTACAGTTTCGACTTTTTCTATAGATTCGTTAAGTAGCTTGAAGTTGTT
This Candidatus Cetobacterium colombiensis DNA region includes the following protein-coding sequences:
- a CDS encoding glycosyltransferase, translated to MYEVWYVSCHGFGHITRCIAQVEKKLEKDLNYKCIIICGESQIKFTKLYLKNFLDKIILKITLTDIGLINLKNSLDIDKLSLEKTLETFIGSWNLLAQDEIDFLSNYDIGEIFCDISPIGILVSKTLQKKVNLISNFTWYQQYKYLNLNKFILEKYLELDDSIDNLYLYPLNLDFSYISPKIIPMDFICRKIDKEKIKLIKQTYGDSIFISCGKSAQLEKIVIKNFKGTVFTTTGVIVENIDGNVFELPIDVLDTQNYIGASNFVISKAGWGTVAECICNKTPMILLEREGVLEDTHTINELKKITNTKSIKLDQLTNLDYNSLKNKWS
- a CDS encoding DUF4269 domain-containing protein, which gives rise to MERFQNIEYLKKGNLKQKISYKILNEINIFKILQNYKPFLVGTIPLEIDIEKSDLDIVCEISEKTEDEFKNIIFHSFSKYKNFNIKDDFLKNRVIVINFVVDGIEIEIFASKEKSIKTNGYRHMIIEFRILKLADKKFKRKIIELKKLGIKTEPAFAQLLKLKGDSYDALLEYEKLKDEEIKEILDKWSYIN